One Lepisosteus oculatus isolate fLepOcu1 chromosome 4, fLepOcu1.hap2, whole genome shotgun sequence genomic window, CTCTTCCTATGCTATGCTTGTTGGCAGTGTGGGGACAATGTTATTTCTAATAGGTGAGCTCCTCAACCCTCCTGTGTCCCTCCACCCTCTCTCCACAGTGGGACCTAGTGTGTGACCAGTACTGGAAGGTGCCAGTGGAGGAGGTCTGTTTCATACTGGGCATCCTGACCGGATGTTTGATCCTGGGCTACATTGCTGACAGgtagagagaggggttcatacagacacactgactgactggacactccagtacattaacactgcactgagagagaggggttcatacagacacactgactggacactccagtacattaacactgcactgagagagaggggttcatacagacacactgactggacactatagtacattaacactgcactgagagagaggggttcatacagacacactgactgactggacactccagtacattaacactgcactgagagagaggggttcatacagacacactgactggacactccagtacattaacactgcactgagagagaggggttcatacagacacactgactggacactccagtacattaacactgcactgagagagaggggttcatacagacacactgactgactggacactccagtacattaacactgcactgagagagaggggttcatacagacacactgactgactggacactccagtacattaacactgcactgggagagaggggttcatacagacacactgactggacactccagtacattaacactgcactgagagagaggggttcatacagacacactgactgactggacacaccagtacattaacactgcactgagagagaggggttcatacagacacactgactgactggacactccagtacattaacactgcactgagagagaggggttcatacagacacactgactgactggacacaccagtacattaacactgcactgagagagaggggttcatacagacacactgactgactggacactccagtacattaacactgcactgggagagaggggttcatacagacacactgactggacactccagtacattaacactgcactgagagagaggggttcatacagacacactgactgactggacacaccagtacattaacactgcactgagagagaggggttcatacagacacactgactgactggacactccagtacattaacactgcactgagagagaggggttcatacagacacactgactgactggacacaccagtacattaacactgcactgagagagaggggttcatacagacacactgactgactggacactccagtacattaacactgcactgagagagaggggttcatacagacacactgacttccTGTCTGTCTCCATCTCAGGTTTGGGCGGCTGAAGGCCTTCTTGTCCTCCTTGTCCTTGTCAGTGCTGTTCGGGCTGCTGGtgtgtctctccccctccccttcCATCTTCATCCTCACGCGCTTCTTCCTCGCCGCCGCCACGGCCGGAGTCTACCTCACTCTGTACATCACCCGTGAGTGACGGGGTCGGGGGGCAGAGGGCGGGGCgggcagagggacagacagggcTCCTCCGAGCTGACCGCCTCTGTGCTTGACCCACAGGTGTGGAGCTGTGCGACCCATCGCTGCGGCTGATGGTCACCATGGCAGCGGGCCTGGTGATGGTTGCCGGGGAGTTCCTGCTGCTGGGCGTGGCTGTGGGCTGCCAGTCCTGGAGGGGCCTGCAGGGGGCGATCACGGCCCCGCTGGCTCTGTTCCTGAGCTACGGGTGAGAGTCGGGTTCGGGCTATGTGGGTTGTGTGAGATGGGCTGGGTGTGGGGATAGACCAGGCTGGGGTGTGTTGGGTTCGGCTGGGCTGGGTGTGGGGCTGGGCCGGGCTGTGGTGTGTTGTGTTCGGCTGGGCTTTGCTGGATGTGGGGCTGTGCCAGGCTGGGGTGTGTTGGGATCTGTGGGGCTGGGTGTGGGGGGCTGGACTGGGCTGGGGTGTGTTGGGTTCAGTTGAGGTGTGATGGGTTCTGTGAGGCTGGACTGGGCTGGGGTGTGTTGGGTTTAGCTGGGGTGTGTTGGGTTCTGTGGGGCTGGACTGGGCTGGGGTATATTGGGTtcggctgggctgggctgggtgTGTGGTTGGGCTGGGCTGGGGTGTGTTGGGTTCGGATGGACTGGGCTGGGGTGTGTTGGGTtcggctgggctgggctgggtgTGGGGCTGGAcggggctggactggactgggctgGGGTGTGTTGGGTTCAGCTGGGCTGGGCCGGGGTGTGTAGGGTTTGGCTGGATGTGGGGCTGGGCCAGGCTGGGGTGTGTTGGGTTCTGTGGGGCTGGGTGTGGGGCTGGACTGGGCTTGGGTGTGTTGGGTTCAGCTGGGGTTTGTTGGGTtcggctgggctgggctggactAGGCTGGGGTGTGTTGGGTTCTGTGGCGATGGGTGTGGGGCTGGACTGGGTTGGGTTCTGTGGGGGTGGGTTGGGTATGGGGCTGGGCTGGGTTGTGGTGCGTTAGGATTGGCTGGACAGGAGTGGGTGTGGGGCTGGGCCAGTCAGTCGTCAGTCGGGGCCTCGGTCCTGTCTGGCAGGAAGTGATGTCACGGACATGCTAACCTGCGGCCTGTGTCAGCCTGCCAGGTGTGTTCCCCGAGTCGCCTCGCTGGCTCCTGCTCTCCAGCCCGGAGCAGACAGACCTGCACTCCTTCCGCgagcagagggagagggagagagaggaggacgGCTTCACAGGTGCGTGCGTTTGCATGTGCGCGTGTGCCCAGGTTGGCGAggcagtgttgtgtgttgtgtgttggcAGAGGAGTACTTATGTATTCTGGACTGTTGCTGTACATTCCTGTTGTGTGCTGTTGTGATTTCGTACTTCACCACAGTTGTAGCCTGTGGCTGTGCCTGATCTGTATTGTTAAAGTGCTACACAGTGACACTTGGTGTATTACAGTGTTGTGCTGCTGTGTCGACAGAGCTGCTGTTGTAGCTCCCGTTGTGTAGAGTAGAGAGACTTGCGAAGCAGTGTTGGCCGTCCCCTGTGTGTAACTGTCCTGTGTGTTGACAGAGCTGGACTCGGTGAGCTTGTACAGGCCCCACTCTACTGCCTCCTGGCTGTCGCTCCCTGAACTGCTGCACTGCAGGAACATCTGGAAGAACCTTTGTGTGCTGGGTTTCACTTCGTGAGTATAACCTCTgtatgtctgtatgaacccctctccctcagtgcagtgttaatgtactggagtgtccagtcagtcagtgtgtctgtatgaacccctctctctcagtgcagtgttaatgtactggagtgtcccgtcagtcagtgtgtctgtatgaacccctctctctcagtgcagtgttaatgtactggagtgtctagtcagtcagtgtgtctgtatgaacccctctctctcagtgcagtgttaatgtactggagtgtccagtcagtgtgtctgtatgaacccctctctctctcagtgcagtgttaatgtactggagtgtccagtcagtgtgtctgtatgaacccctctctctcagtgcagtgttaatgtactggagtgtccagtcagtcagtgtgtctgtatgaacccccctctcccagtgcagtgttaatgtactggagtgtccagtcagtcagtgtgtctgtatgaacctctctctctctggcagGTTCATATCTCATGGTATCCACCACTGCTACAGCTCGTTTCGGGGGGATGTCCGGGGGACCCAGACTGGGTTCTACTCCTCCTATCTCCTGTCGTGCAGCACGGGGGGCGTGGCCTGTGCTTGTCTCTGCGCCACTGTGGATCGCTGTGGTCGCCGTGGCATCCTGCTCCTTGCTATGACGATGACGGGCCTTGCTTCCCTGATACTGCTGGGACTCATAGAGTGTGAGTCAGTGTCATCGTGACTCCTGCTCCCCCTTGTGGCCGAGTGCGTGTATGACACAGTTGTTGCATGTTCATTCTTGCGTAGCCTCGTGCTGAGAATCGGTTCATTGCTGACTGACCTGGCAGGGAGGGTGCTGAAGGAGAGGGCATGCGGGCCTTTCTGCATCATTGAACGGGGACACTGCAATATCCCCTCCTCCCCTCAAAGTCCAGCTCTGAAGAGTAGAAATTGTTATCCAGCCTGATGCCCTAAAGTATGTAATAAGAATTAATAActgcttatatagcgctttctggacactccactcaaagctctttttgggtaatggggatcccctcctccagcaccagtgtgcagccccacctggatgatgctccagtcttctcacacacaccagctctcagtggggaggagagcagagtgatgaagacagttcagagaggggggttattaggaggc contains:
- the slc22a17 gene encoding solute carrier family 22 member 17, which produces MDPHSDPLPSPGSAAPPCSLPEAPTPPLSLSDPSPPAPPSSLSSTAEGVVLALGRRRQRLLLALTAAPNLFLAFVLSSDALLTRPPPHRCAPAPGTRAPLNATPAQCQQVQLVNGTPAGTVPCQAGWVYNSTEGLKHNMVTEWDLVCDQYWKVPVEEVCFILGILTGCLILGYIADRFGRLKAFLSSLSLSVLFGLLVCLSPSPSIFILTRFFLAAATAGVYLTLYITRVELCDPSLRLMVTMAAGLVMVAGEFLLLGVAVGCQSWRGLQGAITAPLALFLSYGLPGVFPESPRWLLLSSPEQTDLHSFREQREREREEDGFTELDSVSLYRPHSTASWLSLPELLHCRNIWKNLCVLGFTSFISHGIHHCYSSFRGDVRGTQTGFYSSYLLSCSTGGVACACLCATVDRCGRRGILLLAMTMTGLASLILLGLIEYLNEWAITIFSVLGLFSSQAAASLCVLFTAEIVPTIIRGCGVGVILALGSVGRLSAPIMDLHNHYGYFLHHVVYSSLALLCVLSILLLPESKRKPLPETLPDGEAYRRPPLGRRRKDNVPLLSTPNPSI